A window from Drosophila subobscura isolate 14011-0131.10 chromosome O, UCBerk_Dsub_1.0, whole genome shotgun sequence encodes these proteins:
- the LOC117897822 gene encoding ficolin-1-like: MAKEDGIYTTHLPGTRMNTSVRCVASFFGGGWTVIQRRRENDLDFRRNWEAYQNGFGNLYSEFWYGLEKIYRIAMSHQTEIFFLLQNGEGTRSYAMYDRFTIFGRNNNYTLRTLGEYKGEAGNGMQYHLNMPFSTYDRKNNEPSNGHCSQLFWGGWWYNNCYTSNLNGKYPDRKELRSRCFRCITWTYFQQYRPLTFVQIMIRPNRNVQQRMIG; the protein is encoded by the exons ATGGCCAAGGAGGATGGCATCTATACCACACACTTACCCGGCACCAGAATGAATACTTCAGTGCGGTGTGTGGCCAGCTTTTTTGGAGGTGGCTGGACGGTGATTCAACGCCGCAGGGAGAATGATTTGGACTTTCGAAGGAACTGGGAAGCGTATCAAAACGGATTCGGGAATTTGTATTCGGAGTTCTGGTACGGACTGGAGAAGATCTATCGCATCGCAATGTCCCACCAAACGGAGATTTTCTTTCTCCTCCAAAACGGAGAGGGCACTCGATCGTATGCCATGTACGATCGCTTCACCATTTTCGGTCGCAACAATAACTACACGCTCCGCACCCTGGGGGAGTACAAGGGCGAGGCGGGCAACGGCATGCAGTACCACCTGAACATGCCCTTCTCCACCTACGACCGGAAGAACAATGAGCCCAGCAATGGTCACTGCTCGCAACTCTTTTGGGGCGGTTGGTGGTACAACAATTGCTATACCAG CAATCTAAATGGCAAATATCCGGATAGAAAGGAGCTTCGTAGCCGTTGCTTTCGATGCATTACTTGGACCTACTTTCAACAGTATCGACCGCTgacatttgtgcaaataatgaTTAGACCCAATCGTAACGTGCAACAAAGGATGATAGGATAG